In one Bacillus sp. PK3_68 genomic region, the following are encoded:
- a CDS encoding RNA polymerase sigma factor, translated as MKKENMLASYLINLGEEVFDLLLAKGAKKEDAEDIIQNTFYKVYTLLDDLTEDNIRPWFFRVALNEYIDLKRKKEQQNIYLTEKIYLKLQHTDHEFDAILNKDEIFYLLKDIKKEYKEIFFLKYYYGFSYEEIAPILDIKVDSVKQKLYRARKFIHSKIGGKY; from the coding sequence ATGAAAAAAGAAAATATGTTAGCCTCCTATCTTATCAATTTAGGAGAGGAAGTGTTCGATTTATTACTAGCGAAAGGAGCTAAAAAAGAAGATGCAGAAGATATCATTCAAAACACCTTTTATAAAGTTTACACATTGCTGGATGACCTAACAGAGGACAATATCCGTCCCTGGTTCTTTAGAGTAGCACTCAATGAATACATTGACTTGAAAAGGAAAAAGGAGCAACAAAACATCTATTTAACCGAGAAGATTTATTTAAAGTTACAACATACAGACCATGAATTTGATGCCATTTTAAATAAGGATGAGATTTTCTATTTACTAAAAGACATAAAAAAGGAATATAAAGAAATTTTCTTTTTAAAGTATTACTATGGTTTTTCCTATGAAGAAATTGCTCCTATTTTAGACATTAAAGTAGATAGTGTAAAGCAAAAATTATATCGCGCACGTAAATTTATTCACTCAAAAATAGGAGGAAAATATTAA